A window of the Vibrio ostreae genome harbors these coding sequences:
- a CDS encoding YciN family protein — translation MTSKTHISEFDLLLIANQLIQEHENYIEGMRADSVEEKADVLVFKGTYFLDSNGMPTEKTTAVFNMFKYLAHQLSNEFTLQK, via the coding sequence ATGACTAGCAAAACTCACATCAGCGAATTCGATCTGCTGCTCATCGCCAACCAACTGATTCAAGAGCATGAAAATTACATCGAGGGCATGCGCGCAGATAGTGTGGAAGAGAAAGCCGATGTTCTGGTGTTCAAAGGAACTTACTTTCTCGATTCAAACGGTATGCCGACCGAAAAGACAACAGCGGTGTTCAACATGTTTAAATATCTGGCTCACCAACTCTCTAACGAGTTTACGCTGCAAAAATAA
- the topA gene encoding type I DNA topoisomerase gives MGKSLVIVESPAKAKTINKYLGKDFIVKSSVGHVRDLPTAGQSTATKKKAAPVSTKELSAEEKARLKKEKDRAALIKKMGIDPYHDWEANYQILPGKEKVVAELQKLAKDADSVYLATDLDREGEAIAWHLREIIGGDEERYKRVVFNEITKNAIQQAFQQPGELNMAGVNAQQARRFMDRVVGFMVSPLLWKKVARGLSAGRVQSVAVKLLVEREREIKAFVPEEFWDIHADTLTPGHEAFRLLVAQKDGMAFKPSNETDAMASVAALQKARYEVCKREDKPTSSKPSAPFITSTLQQAASTRLGYGVKKTMMLAQRLYEAGYITYMRTDSTNLSSEAVGAVRDYITSEFGDAYLPGKPNVYGSKEGAQEAHEAIRPSSVSVKAEDLEGMEADAHKLYALIWNQFVACQMTPAKYDSTTVSVKADEYTLKAKGRILKFDGWTRVQRPLGKNEDQILPAVQVGETLALEKLDPKQHFTKPPARYTEAALVKELEKRGIGRPSTYASIISTIQDRGYVKVDQRRFYAEKMGEIVTDRLDDSFEDLMNYDFTARMEQKLDQIAEGETNWKGVLDNFFEDFSHNLEQAEQDEDHGGMKPNHIVMTDILCPTCERPMGIRTASTGVFLGCSGYALPPKERCKTTINLGDEEGIINVLEEDVETAALRAKKRCPICETAMDAYLIDDKRKLHVCGNNPNCDGYIVEKGEFKVKGYDGPVVECDKCGSDMVLKNGRFGKYMDCTSETCKNTRKILKNGEVAPPKEDPVHFPELPCENSDAYFVLRDGASGLFFAASNFPKSRETRAPLVEELAKYKDRISEKFHYLADAPTHDPDGRPAVVRFSRKSKEHYVRTEDDGKPSGWTALFNDGKWEITDKRKNAK, from the coding sequence ATGGGTAAATCACTCGTTATAGTGGAGTCGCCAGCCAAGGCCAAAACGATCAATAAATATCTTGGCAAAGACTTTATTGTTAAGTCTAGTGTCGGTCATGTCCGCGATCTGCCAACCGCCGGTCAAAGCACGGCGACGAAAAAGAAAGCCGCACCTGTCTCAACCAAAGAGCTAAGTGCAGAAGAAAAAGCACGCCTGAAGAAAGAGAAGGACCGTGCTGCACTGATCAAGAAAATGGGTATTGACCCATACCATGATTGGGAAGCCAACTACCAGATTCTACCCGGCAAAGAAAAAGTCGTTGCCGAACTGCAAAAGTTAGCGAAAGACGCAGACAGCGTTTATCTCGCAACCGATTTGGACCGCGAGGGAGAGGCTATCGCTTGGCACCTTCGTGAGATCATCGGTGGCGATGAAGAGCGATATAAACGTGTTGTGTTTAACGAAATCACTAAAAACGCCATTCAGCAAGCTTTCCAGCAGCCTGGAGAGTTGAACATGGCTGGCGTGAATGCTCAGCAGGCCCGTCGTTTTATGGATCGCGTGGTGGGCTTTATGGTGTCACCGCTGCTTTGGAAAAAAGTGGCACGAGGCCTATCAGCCGGTCGCGTTCAGTCTGTGGCGGTAAAACTGTTGGTGGAGCGTGAGCGCGAAATTAAAGCGTTTGTACCGGAAGAGTTCTGGGATATCCACGCTGACACTCTGACACCGGGTCACGAAGCATTCCGTCTGTTGGTGGCTCAGAAAGACGGTATGGCCTTCAAACCGTCTAACGAAACCGATGCCATGGCTTCAGTAGCTGCGCTGCAAAAAGCGCGCTACGAAGTGTGTAAGCGCGAAGACAAGCCAACCAGCAGTAAACCGTCGGCGCCGTTTATCACCTCAACCCTGCAGCAGGCGGCCAGTACGCGTCTGGGCTACGGTGTTAAGAAAACCATGATGCTGGCTCAGCGTTTGTATGAAGCGGGTTATATCACTTATATGCGTACCGACTCGACTAATCTGAGTTCAGAGGCGGTAGGCGCGGTACGTGACTACATTACCAGTGAATTTGGTGATGCCTACCTGCCTGGTAAGCCGAACGTTTACGGCAGCAAAGAAGGTGCTCAGGAAGCGCACGAAGCGATTCGTCCTTCAAGCGTGTCCGTTAAAGCGGAAGACCTGGAAGGGATGGAAGCGGACGCTCACAAACTGTATGCACTTATCTGGAACCAGTTTGTCGCTTGTCAGATGACGCCGGCCAAATACGATTCAACCACCGTCAGCGTTAAAGCGGACGAGTACACGCTGAAAGCGAAAGGTCGTATTCTCAAATTTGATGGCTGGACTCGCGTACAGCGTCCTCTGGGTAAAAATGAAGACCAGATTCTGCCAGCGGTCCAGGTTGGTGAAACTCTGGCTCTGGAAAAACTGGATCCGAAACAGCACTTTACTAAGCCGCCGGCACGTTACACCGAAGCTGCGCTGGTTAAAGAACTGGAAAAACGTGGTATCGGCCGTCCTTCAACCTACGCATCCATCATCTCGACCATTCAGGATCGTGGCTACGTCAAAGTTGATCAGCGCCGTTTCTACGCTGAGAAGATGGGTGAGATCGTGACCGACCGCCTGGATGACAGTTTTGAAGATCTGATGAACTACGATTTTACCGCCCGCATGGAACAGAAACTGGACCAGATAGCGGAAGGTGAAACCAACTGGAAAGGTGTGCTGGATAACTTCTTTGAAGACTTCAGCCACAATCTGGAACAAGCTGAGCAGGATGAAGATCACGGCGGTATGAAGCCGAACCATATCGTGATGACCGATATTCTTTGCCCGACCTGTGAGCGCCCGATGGGGATTCGTACGGCCTCGACCGGTGTGTTCCTGGGGTGTTCCGGTTATGCGCTGCCACCGAAAGAGCGTTGTAAGACAACGATCAACTTAGGCGATGAAGAGGGCATTATCAACGTTCTGGAAGAAGACGTTGAAACCGCTGCACTGCGTGCCAAGAAGCGTTGTCCTATCTGTGAAACCGCAATGGATGCGTACCTTATCGATGATAAGCGTAAGTTGCATGTGTGTGGTAACAACCCGAACTGCGACGGCTACATTGTTGAGAAGGGTGAGTTTAAGGTGAAGGGCTACGATGGCCCTGTGGTTGAGTGTGACAAATGTGGTTCTGATATGGTGCTGAAAAACGGCCGTTTCGGAAAATACATGGATTGCACCAGCGAAACCTGTAAGAACACACGTAAGATTCTGAAAAACGGAGAAGTGGCACCGCCAAAAGAAGATCCGGTTCACTTCCCTGAGTTACCGTGTGAGAACTCAGACGCGTACTTTGTTCTGCGTGATGGCGCGTCAGGTCTGTTCTTTGCGGCAAGCAACTTCCCGAAATCACGGGAAACCCGTGCGCCGTTGGTAGAGGAGCTGGCGAAATACAAAGATCGTATTTCAGAGAAATTCCATTATCTGGCCGATGCGCCGACTCATGACCCGGATGGTCGTCCGGCAGTGGTCCGCTTCAGTCGTAAAAGTAAAGAGCATTACGTACGTACTGAAGATGACGGCAAACCGTCAGGATGGACGGCGCTGTTTAACGACGGTAAGTGGGAAATCACGGATAAGCGTAAGAACGCCAAATAA